The following coding sequences are from one Kushneria phosphatilytica window:
- the aceE gene encoding pyruvate dehydrogenase (acetyl-transferring), homodimeric type, with the protein MSLEAREDLDPTETQEWLESLASVLDREGEERAQYLLTRLADRLRRDGKIPPFSVNTPHRNTIPVHREAKMPGDMFLERKIRSAIRWNAVAQVLRANKKHKGLGGHIASYQSCATLYETGFNHFFRADSDEQKGDLVYIQGHVTPGIYARSYLEGRLTEEQMDGFRQEAEGTGLSSYPHPYLMPEYWQFPTVSMGLGPIQAIYQAHVMKYMHARELSDMGDRKVWAFLGDGECDEPESLGALHLASREKLGNLIFVINCNLQRLDGPVRGNSSIMDELEGVFRGAGWNVIKVVWGGLWDPLLERDSKGMLQRRMDEAVDGEYQNYKAQGGAYTREHFFGKYDETRKLVEDYTDEDIFRLNRGGHDPQKVYAAYHEAFHNAGDRPTVILAHTVKGYGMGGGSGEADMEAHQIKSMDVDALKAFRDRFGVPISDKQIEDGNIPYYKPEDDTPEMKYLHLQRERLGGYLPSRRTDFEQLDIPGLDDKMFATQTKGSGDREVSTTMSFVRVLGGLVKNKQLGSRVVPIIPDEARTFGMEGMFRQLGIYAAEGQKYEPVDAGQIMYYREDQKGQILEEGITEAGSISAWLAAATSYANHDLTLIPFYIYYSMFGYQRVGDLVWAAGDLQARGFMIGGTAGRTTINGEGLQHQDGHSHVLMSTVPSCRSYDPCYGHELAVILQDGMKRMYQDRENCFYYLTVMNENYHHPEMPEGSEEGIIRGMYLLSEGKAGGKKSPRVQLMGSGTILREVEAAAELLAENHNVIADVWSVTSFNELRREALEYDRQQFLVPDEKREKPWVTQQLEGREGPVIASTDYMKLYADQIRAWVPQHFYVLGTDGFGRSDTREALRRFFEVDRYFVTVQALRALAERGEIEAKVVTDAMKKYDIDPARPNPLVS; encoded by the coding sequence ATGAGTCTGGAGGCAAGAGAGGATCTCGATCCGACCGAAACCCAGGAATGGCTGGAGTCCCTGGCGTCGGTCCTCGATCGGGAAGGTGAGGAGCGTGCTCAGTACCTGTTGACCCGACTGGCTGATCGACTGCGACGGGATGGCAAGATTCCGCCGTTTTCCGTCAATACGCCCCATCGCAACACCATCCCGGTACATCGTGAAGCGAAAATGCCGGGGGATATGTTCCTGGAGCGCAAGATCCGCTCGGCGATTCGCTGGAATGCCGTGGCTCAGGTACTGCGTGCCAACAAGAAGCACAAGGGACTGGGTGGCCATATTGCCAGCTATCAGTCCTGCGCTACGCTCTATGAGACCGGTTTCAACCACTTTTTCCGTGCCGACAGCGATGAGCAAAAGGGTGATCTGGTCTATATCCAGGGGCATGTGACCCCCGGTATTTATGCGCGCTCCTATCTCGAGGGGCGACTGACCGAGGAACAGATGGATGGCTTCCGTCAGGAAGCGGAAGGCACCGGGTTATCCTCCTATCCTCACCCCTATCTGATGCCGGAATACTGGCAATTCCCGACCGTGTCGATGGGGCTGGGTCCGATCCAGGCCATCTATCAGGCGCATGTCATGAAGTATATGCATGCCCGCGAACTATCGGACATGGGCGATCGCAAGGTCTGGGCTTTCCTCGGTGACGGTGAGTGCGACGAGCCGGAGTCACTGGGTGCCCTGCATCTGGCCAGCCGGGAGAAGCTCGGCAACCTGATCTTCGTGATCAACTGCAACCTGCAGCGTCTTGATGGCCCGGTGCGTGGTAATTCCAGCATCATGGATGAACTGGAAGGTGTCTTCCGTGGCGCCGGCTGGAATGTCATCAAGGTGGTCTGGGGTGGCCTGTGGGATCCGCTGCTCGAGCGTGACAGTAAAGGGATGCTGCAGCGCCGCATGGACGAGGCGGTCGATGGCGAGTATCAGAACTACAAGGCTCAGGGGGGCGCCTATACCCGCGAGCACTTCTTCGGCAAGTATGACGAAACCCGCAAGCTGGTCGAGGACTACACCGACGAGGACATCTTCCGTCTCAACCGCGGCGGGCATGATCCGCAGAAGGTCTATGCGGCCTATCATGAAGCCTTCCACAACGCCGGCGATCGGCCCACGGTGATCCTGGCGCATACCGTCAAGGGTTACGGTATGGGCGGTGGCAGCGGCGAAGCCGATATGGAAGCCCACCAGATCAAGTCCATGGATGTGGATGCGCTCAAGGCCTTCCGTGATCGCTTCGGCGTGCCGATTTCCGACAAGCAGATCGAGGATGGCAACATCCCGTATTACAAGCCGGAAGATGATACGCCGGAGATGAAGTACCTCCATCTCCAGCGTGAACGGTTGGGGGGCTATCTACCGTCACGGCGTACCGATTTCGAGCAGCTTGATATCCCCGGGCTCGATGACAAGATGTTTGCGACCCAGACGAAAGGCTCCGGTGATCGTGAAGTCTCGACCACAATGTCCTTCGTGCGTGTGCTGGGCGGACTCGTCAAGAACAAGCAGCTCGGCTCGCGTGTGGTGCCGATCATTCCGGATGAAGCACGCACCTTCGGCATGGAGGGCATGTTCCGCCAACTGGGTATCTATGCCGCTGAAGGGCAAAAGTACGAGCCTGTCGATGCTGGCCAGATCATGTACTACCGCGAGGACCAGAAGGGTCAGATCCTCGAGGAAGGTATCACCGAAGCCGGTTCCATCTCGGCCTGGCTGGCTGCAGCAACTTCGTATGCCAATCATGACCTGACGCTGATTCCGTTCTACATCTACTACTCGATGTTCGGCTATCAGAGGGTTGGTGATCTGGTCTGGGCGGCCGGTGATCTTCAGGCCCGCGGCTTCATGATCGGGGGCACGGCGGGGCGCACCACCATCAACGGTGAGGGGCTTCAGCACCAGGACGGGCACAGTCATGTGCTGATGTCGACGGTACCCAGCTGCCGCTCCTACGATCCCTGCTATGGTCATGAGCTGGCAGTGATTCTGCAGGATGGCATGAAGCGGATGTACCAGGATCGTGAGAACTGCTTCTACTATCTCACGGTAATGAACGAGAACTACCATCACCCTGAAATGCCCGAAGGCAGTGAAGAGGGCATCATTCGGGGCATGTACCTGCTCAGTGAAGGCAAGGCCGGGGGCAAGAAGTCTCCGCGGGTACAGCTGATGGGCAGTGGTACCATCCTGCGCGAAGTCGAGGCGGCTGCCGAACTGCTCGCCGAGAATCACAATGTGATTGCCGATGTGTGGAGCGTCACCAGCTTCAACGAGCTGCGCCGCGAAGCGCTCGAATATGATCGTCAGCAGTTTCTGGTACCGGACGAGAAGCGCGAAAAACCCTGGGTCACGCAGCAGCTGGAAGGCCGTGAGGGCCCGGTCATCGCCTCGACCGATTACATGAAGCTCTACGCTGACCAGATTCGCGCCTGGGTGCCACAGCACTTCTACGTACTGGGCACTGACGGCTTCGGTCGCTCGGATACTCGCGAAGCACTGCGTCGCTTCTTCGAAGTAGACCGGTATTTCGTCACCGTGCAGGCACTACGGGCGTTGGCAGAACGTGGCGAGATCGAGGCGAAGGTCGTGACCGACGCCATGAAGAAATACGATATCGACCCGGCCAGGCCCAATCCGTTGGTGAGCTGA
- the purC gene encoding phosphoribosylaminoimidazolesuccinocarboxamide synthase codes for MEKRGVLYSGKAKSVYETDDPDRLILEFRDDTSAFDGKKVEQLARKGMVNNRFNAFIMERLKEAGIPTHFERLRSDTECEVKRLTMIPVECVVRNLSAGGLCRRLGVEEGLTLNPPTFELFLKNDEKGDPMINESLAETFGWATRQQLQLAHELTLRVNDVLRELFLEGDMLLVDYKLEFGLFHGEITLGDEFSPDGCRLWDAQTREKMDKDRFRQGLGGVIEAYEEVGRRIGVNFD; via the coding sequence ATGGAAAAACGCGGCGTACTCTATTCGGGCAAGGCCAAATCGGTCTATGAAACCGACGATCCGGATCGGCTGATTCTGGAGTTTCGCGACGATACCAGTGCCTTTGATGGCAAGAAGGTCGAGCAGCTGGCGCGCAAGGGCATGGTCAACAACCGCTTCAATGCCTTCATCATGGAGCGGCTGAAGGAAGCCGGCATTCCAACGCACTTCGAACGTCTGCGTTCGGACACCGAATGTGAAGTGAAGCGTCTGACCATGATTCCGGTCGAGTGCGTGGTGCGTAACCTGTCGGCGGGTGGTCTGTGCCGTCGATTGGGTGTCGAGGAAGGCCTGACGCTCAATCCGCCGACCTTCGAGCTCTTTCTCAAGAATGATGAAAAAGGCGATCCCATGATCAATGAGTCGCTGGCCGAGACCTTTGGCTGGGCGACTCGTCAGCAGCTGCAGCTGGCCCATGAACTCACTCTGCGGGTCAATGACGTGCTTCGGGAGTTGTTCCTCGAAGGCGACATGCTGCTGGTTGATTACAAGCTCGAGTTCGGCCTTTTCCATGGCGAGATTACTCTTGGCGATGAGTTCTCGCCGGATGGTTGCCGTCTCTGGGATGCGCAAACCCGCGAGAAGATGGACAAGGATCGCTTTCGCCAGGGGCTGGGTGGTGTTATCGAAGCCTATGAAGAGGTGGGGCGACGTATCGGGGTCAACTTCGACTGA
- the nadC gene encoding carboxylating nicotinate-nucleotide diphosphorylase, with translation MKFQEALAEDIRISAARLITEDIGPGDITSQLIPGHRQADAYIIAHETTILCGVPWVEELFRRLDPTIRLEWAHFDGNRVATDTPFLTLHGAARSLLAGREAALNVLRTLSATATRTRHCVDLLADSGIEVVATRQTLPGLRLAQKYAVKCGGGFSHRTGLHDAFLIESAHIAACGDIARAVAEARDIAGDLTVGVAIDRPEDLEAAAASQADFVRLESFTPAQIAQAVRRNASRVRLEAMTSSDETALRELADTGIDRLVLHDLTCDVRAINMSMPITLADVPG, from the coding sequence ATGAAGTTTCAGGAAGCCCTTGCCGAAGACATCCGCATCAGTGCGGCACGGCTGATTACCGAGGATATTGGTCCCGGTGACATCACCTCCCAGCTCATCCCCGGCCATCGTCAGGCCGACGCCTACATCATCGCGCATGAAACGACCATACTCTGCGGCGTCCCCTGGGTGGAAGAGCTCTTTCGTCGCCTGGATCCTACCATCCGCCTTGAATGGGCCCATTTCGATGGTAATCGGGTTGCTACCGATACCCCATTTCTCACCCTGCATGGCGCCGCACGCTCACTGCTGGCGGGTCGGGAAGCTGCGCTCAACGTGTTGCGTACCCTGTCAGCCACCGCCACCCGTACGCGGCACTGTGTTGACCTATTGGCCGATTCCGGCATTGAAGTGGTTGCCACGCGACAGACGCTGCCGGGACTGCGACTGGCACAGAAATATGCCGTCAAATGCGGTGGTGGCTTCAGCCATCGCACCGGACTGCATGACGCGTTTTTGATCGAATCTGCCCATATCGCCGCCTGCGGTGATATCGCACGTGCCGTCGCCGAGGCGCGCGATATTGCCGGAGACCTGACGGTGGGTGTAGCCATTGACCGCCCTGAAGATCTGGAAGCAGCCGCAGCTTCGCAGGCAGACTTCGTACGTCTGGAAAGTTTTACGCCGGCCCAGATCGCGCAGGCAGTCAGACGCAATGCCAGTCGTGTTCGTCTGGAAGCCATGACCTCCAGCGATGAAACCGCGCTGCGGGAACTGGCCGATACCGGCATCGATCGCCTGGTGCTGCACGATCTGACCTGTGATGTGCGCGCCATCAACATGTCAATGCCGATCACTTTGGCTGATGTGCCAGGGTAG
- the aceF gene encoding pyruvate dehydrogenase complex dihydrolipoyllysine-residue acetyltransferase produces the protein MSSEIIKVPDIGGSEGVEIIEVSVQSGDTIEPEDTMIVLESDKASMDVPAPKGGKVKKLLVQEGDKVSEGDDILELEIDGEEEGSDSESSGSSEEQESDEQAPAETSQQKSEDSKPKQQKKKSGSSAGGKRTVEVHVPDIGGSEGVEIIEIAVSEGDEINEEDALITLESDKASMDVPSPYSGKLVSLSVSEGDKVSEGDLIGTMEIAGEGGEEDDDASDEDDEPESRDEPEDAGDEDDDDEDDDEAESGGRQELRVPDIGGSENVEIIEVAISEGDEVSEEDALITLESDKASMDVPSPYKGKIVEVSVSEGDTVSEGDLIGYIEVAGSQPRPKKQQQSKSSDKSDQKASRQESARREQPAEEKKDEGSYGGEQAPRQSEEQQRSSASVHAGPAVRLMARELGVDLAEVTPGGPKNRILKEDVDAFVKQVMQGRKDSGSSKTQSPSESGAGIPPIPAVDFSKFGEIEEKPMGRLMKAGATNLHRSWLNVPHVTQFDEADITELESFRKSMKEEAQAQGARLTPLPFLLKAAAHALAKYPQFNVSLHPDGDRVIWKKYVHIGMAVDTPNGLMVPVIRDVDQKGLIELAKEAGDLAARAQDGKLKRDEMQGGCFTISSLGSIGGTGFTPIVNAPEVAILGVAKSQTKPVWDGGQFQPRLMMPLSLSYDHRAVNGADAARFTAYLAQLLSDIRRLVL, from the coding sequence TTGAGTAGTGAAATCATTAAGGTCCCCGACATCGGGGGCAGCGAAGGCGTCGAGATCATCGAGGTCTCGGTACAATCCGGTGATACGATCGAACCCGAAGACACCATGATCGTGCTGGAGTCCGACAAGGCCAGTATGGATGTGCCTGCGCCGAAGGGTGGCAAGGTTAAAAAGTTGCTGGTCCAGGAAGGCGACAAGGTCTCCGAGGGCGATGACATCCTCGAGCTGGAGATTGACGGCGAAGAGGAAGGCAGTGATAGCGAGTCCTCTGGCTCCAGCGAGGAACAGGAGTCTGACGAACAGGCGCCAGCCGAAACCTCACAGCAGAAAAGCGAAGACTCGAAGCCGAAGCAACAGAAGAAAAAATCCGGTAGTAGCGCCGGCGGCAAGCGTACGGTTGAAGTTCACGTGCCGGATATCGGTGGCAGTGAGGGTGTTGAAATCATCGAAATTGCTGTCAGCGAAGGCGATGAGATCAATGAAGAAGATGCCCTGATTACGCTGGAGTCCGACAAGGCTTCCATGGATGTGCCCAGCCCCTACAGTGGCAAGCTGGTATCGCTTTCCGTCAGTGAGGGGGACAAGGTTTCCGAAGGGGATCTGATCGGAACCATGGAAATCGCCGGTGAAGGCGGTGAAGAGGATGATGACGCCTCGGACGAGGACGACGAACCGGAAAGCCGCGATGAGCCGGAAGATGCCGGTGATGAAGACGATGACGACGAGGATGATGATGAAGCCGAGTCGGGCGGTCGTCAGGAATTGCGTGTGCCGGATATCGGTGGCAGCGAGAACGTCGAGATCATTGAAGTCGCCATCAGTGAAGGTGACGAGGTCAGCGAAGAAGACGCGCTGATTACGCTGGAGTCCGACAAGGCCTCGATGGACGTGCCAAGTCCTTACAAGGGCAAAATTGTCGAGGTCAGTGTCAGCGAAGGCGATACGGTTTCCGAGGGAGATCTGATCGGCTATATCGAGGTGGCTGGTAGCCAGCCCAGGCCGAAGAAGCAGCAACAGTCGAAATCGTCCGACAAGAGCGATCAGAAGGCGTCAAGGCAGGAAAGTGCACGTCGTGAGCAGCCCGCCGAAGAGAAGAAGGACGAGGGTAGCTACGGTGGTGAACAGGCGCCGCGTCAGAGTGAAGAGCAGCAGCGCAGTAGTGCCAGTGTTCATGCCGGGCCTGCCGTGCGGCTGATGGCGCGCGAGCTCGGTGTGGATCTGGCCGAAGTAACGCCCGGCGGACCGAAGAATCGAATCCTCAAGGAGGATGTCGATGCCTTCGTCAAGCAGGTCATGCAGGGCCGCAAGGACAGTGGCAGCAGCAAGACCCAGTCACCCTCTGAAAGTGGTGCAGGTATTCCGCCGATTCCGGCGGTCGATTTCAGCAAATTCGGTGAAATCGAAGAGAAACCGATGGGCCGACTGATGAAGGCCGGGGCTACCAACCTGCATCGCAGCTGGCTGAACGTGCCACACGTCACCCAGTTCGACGAGGCTGATATCACCGAGCTGGAGTCCTTCCGTAAATCGATGAAGGAAGAGGCTCAGGCGCAGGGTGCCCGTTTGACGCCACTGCCGTTCCTGCTCAAGGCAGCAGCTCATGCGCTGGCAAAATATCCTCAGTTCAACGTCTCGCTGCATCCTGACGGCGACAGGGTGATCTGGAAGAAGTATGTCCATATTGGCATGGCTGTTGACACGCCCAATGGTCTGATGGTGCCAGTCATTCGTGATGTGGATCAGAAAGGGCTGATTGAACTGGCGAAGGAAGCCGGCGATCTGGCTGCACGCGCCCAGGACGGCAAGCTCAAGCGAGACGAGATGCAGGGCGGCTGCTTTACCATCTCCAGTCTCGGCTCGATTGGCGGCACCGGCTTCACGCCGATCGTCAACGCGCCCGAGGTGGCTATCCTCGGCGTTGCCAAATCGCAGACGAAGCCGGTATGGGATGGTGGACAGTTCCAGCCACGGTTGATGATGCCGCTGTCGCTCTCCTACGACCATCGCGCCGTCAATGGTGCTGATGCGGCACGTTTTACCGCCTATCTGGCACAGCTGCTCAGCGATATTCGTCGCCTCGTGTTGTAA
- a CDS encoding DUF2267 domain-containing protein yields the protein MSQNRPDVLSRSVQETDIWLQDLKKELDLDTPEQAYGALRAVLHTLRDRITVDMAASLSSQLPVMLTGIFFDGWKPADTPQKYHTAEEFLEHVRHHAVGHNELDVHQATRGVFHLLEQKLDQGQINRVTDQLPNEIQSLWPKAA from the coding sequence ATGAGTCAGAACCGTCCCGATGTTCTCAGCCGTAGCGTTCAGGAAACCGATATCTGGCTGCAGGATCTGAAAAAGGAACTCGATCTCGATACACCCGAGCAGGCGTATGGTGCATTGCGCGCGGTACTGCATACACTGCGGGATCGTATCACGGTAGATATGGCGGCCAGTCTTTCCAGTCAACTCCCGGTAATGTTGACCGGCATCTTCTTTGATGGCTGGAAACCGGCTGATACGCCGCAGAAATACCACACTGCCGAAGAATTCCTTGAGCACGTTCGCCACCACGCCGTGGGCCATAATGAGCTTGATGTGCATCAGGCCACGCGCGGCGTTTTCCATCTGCTGGAGCAAAAACTGGATCAGGGTCAGATCAATCGCGTGACCGATCAGTTGCCCAATGAGATTCAATCACTCTGGCCGAAGGCAGCCTGA
- the ampD gene encoding 1,6-anhydro-N-acetylmuramyl-L-alanine amidase AmpD, with amino-acid sequence MEAIEEHRLIGVRQVASPNCNARPTDELSLIVLHAISLPPGIFHGDAIERLFTNRLDAREHPFFATIDGLRVSAHLLIRRGGECIQFVPFDRRAWHAGRSCWQGRREVNDFSVGIELEGDHRPFTAAQYHRLSDVLQTMVHSYPELSLSRLVGHEQIAPLRKNDPGPGFDWQYLHRCLEGRRH; translated from the coding sequence TTGGAAGCGATAGAGGAGCATCGTCTGATCGGCGTCCGGCAGGTCGCATCGCCCAACTGCAATGCGCGTCCGACCGATGAGCTTTCGCTGATCGTGTTGCATGCCATCAGTCTTCCGCCCGGCATATTTCATGGGGATGCCATCGAGCGACTGTTTACCAATCGACTGGATGCTCGGGAACATCCCTTTTTTGCCACCATCGATGGTCTCAGGGTCTCGGCTCACCTGCTGATCCGCCGTGGTGGTGAGTGTATACAGTTCGTCCCCTTTGATCGCCGTGCCTGGCATGCCGGTCGTTCCTGCTGGCAGGGACGACGGGAGGTCAATGATTTCAGTGTGGGAATTGAACTCGAAGGTGATCACCGACCCTTTACCGCAGCGCAGTATCATCGTTTGAGCGATGTCCTTCAGACCATGGTGCACTCGTATCCGGAATTATCCCTCTCCCGTCTTGTGGGTCATGAGCAGATTGCACCGCTGCGCAAGAACGATCCCGGGCCCGGTTTCGACTGGCAGTATCTTCATCGCTGTCTGGAGGGCAGGCGTCATTGA
- the tsaB gene encoding tRNA (adenosine(37)-N6)-threonylcarbamoyltransferase complex dimerization subunit type 1 TsaB, translating to MTRLLALDTSAESCSAALWCNGEVTGTCEHAPRQQSRRLMPMIDELLASSGVTLSSLDAIAYGHGPGSFTGIRIAAGTAQGLAWGIERPLLGISTLETLALQAYLSSGAELVLPALDARMGELYSALYRVREGRPEVLLDERVHPPEELILPPLNDGDVLHGIGSGWKLAQQLPKAVRSRACEVEADREPDASAMVRLAATRLEAGNFKAIAYAIPVYLRDQVTTR from the coding sequence ATGACACGACTTCTGGCTCTGGATACTTCGGCCGAGAGCTGTTCTGCGGCACTCTGGTGTAATGGAGAGGTAACCGGAACCTGTGAACATGCACCACGACAGCAATCCCGTCGTCTGATGCCCATGATTGATGAGTTGCTGGCGTCCAGTGGTGTGACGTTGTCATCGCTGGATGCCATTGCCTATGGCCATGGCCCCGGCTCGTTTACCGGTATCCGTATTGCGGCAGGCACGGCCCAGGGATTGGCATGGGGCATCGAGAGACCGTTGCTGGGGATCTCGACTCTGGAGACTCTGGCGCTTCAGGCGTACCTGAGCAGTGGGGCCGAACTGGTTCTGCCTGCGCTTGATGCCCGCATGGGCGAGCTCTACAGCGCCCTCTATCGGGTCCGTGAGGGGCGTCCGGAGGTACTGCTCGACGAGCGGGTTCATCCGCCGGAAGAACTGATACTACCACCGCTGAACGACGGCGATGTCCTGCATGGCATCGGCAGTGGTTGGAAGCTTGCACAACAACTACCCAAGGCTGTTCGATCCCGGGCCTGCGAGGTTGAGGCCGATAGGGAACCGGACGCCTCGGCCATGGTCCGGCTGGCAGCCACCAGGCTTGAGGCCGGGAACTTCAAGGCGATTGCTTACGCGATCCCGGTGTATCTACGGGATCAGGTTACCACGCGCTAA
- a CDS encoding GNAT family N-acetyltransferase, translating into MLDRLRLREARTEDAADQAEVFYHAVMQGAAGHYNREQREAWVAALPREAAAWVVRHLHYRTVIAELDRRCVGFCELDLEPTRRTAAIVTLYVWPSLAGRGIGSRLLAAALAQAYEAGVSGVTLESSLMMAPWLRANGWEHLGSDVVEREGVSLPRERFRHALTADDSIFRQNAGA; encoded by the coding sequence ATGCTGGATCGATTACGGTTACGGGAAGCCAGAACCGAGGATGCGGCTGATCAGGCCGAAGTCTTTTATCATGCTGTCATGCAGGGTGCGGCAGGCCATTACAATCGGGAGCAGCGTGAGGCCTGGGTAGCGGCGCTGCCACGGGAAGCTGCCGCCTGGGTGGTGCGCCATCTTCACTATCGAACTGTTATTGCTGAACTTGATCGGCGTTGCGTAGGGTTTTGCGAGCTTGATCTGGAGCCGACACGTCGTACCGCTGCCATTGTCACTCTTTATGTCTGGCCATCGCTGGCCGGAAGAGGCATTGGTAGCCGTCTGCTGGCAGCAGCACTGGCTCAGGCGTATGAGGCTGGAGTCTCAGGAGTGACGCTCGAATCCAGTCTGATGATGGCGCCCTGGTTGCGTGCCAACGGTTGGGAGCATTTGGGCAGTGATGTGGTCGAACGAGAAGGTGTTTCGCTGCCTCGTGAACGGTTCCGTCATGCATTGACGGCCGATGACAGTATCTTTCGGCAAAATGCCGGGGCCTGA
- the adk gene encoding adenylate kinase has protein sequence MRLILLGPPGAGKGTQAKFLCERYGIPQISTGDMLRTAIREGSELGQKVEAVMNAGELVSDDLIVSLVRERIAQDDCANGFLFDGFPRTIAQAEATREAGVRLDHVIEIAVDEEEIVSRLSGRRVHPGSGRVYHIEHQPPREVDIDDESGEPLIQRDDDREETVRDRLRVYRDQTRPLVDYYQQMASDSPAEAPVYHRVEGIGSVEEIRARILAALEDTQQA, from the coding sequence ATGCGCTTGATCCTTCTGGGCCCCCCTGGTGCGGGCAAGGGTACGCAGGCAAAATTCCTTTGTGAGCGCTACGGAATCCCGCAGATTTCCACTGGTGATATGTTGCGTACCGCGATTCGTGAAGGCAGTGAGCTGGGCCAAAAGGTCGAGGCAGTCATGAATGCCGGTGAACTGGTTTCCGATGATCTGATTGTTTCACTGGTTCGCGAGCGTATCGCGCAGGATGACTGTGCCAACGGTTTTCTTTTCGATGGCTTTCCGCGCACCATCGCTCAGGCTGAAGCGACTCGGGAAGCAGGCGTGCGTCTGGATCATGTCATCGAGATCGCAGTTGACGAAGAAGAGATTGTCAGCCGACTCTCGGGCCGTCGTGTCCATCCCGGCTCCGGCCGCGTTTATCACATCGAGCATCAACCGCCCAGAGAGGTGGATATCGATGACGAGAGCGGTGAACCACTGATTCAGCGTGATGATGATCGCGAGGAGACGGTCCGGGATCGATTGCGGGTCTATCGTGATCAGACTCGCCCGCTGGTCGATTACTACCAGCAGATGGCCAGTGACTCGCCTGCTGAAGCCCCTGTCTATCATCGAGTGGAAGGTATCGGCAGTGTCGAGGAAATCCGGGCACGGATTCTGGCGGCGCTGGAAGATACACAACAGGCCTGA
- the tsaA gene encoding tRNA (N6-threonylcarbamoyladenosine(37)-N6)-methyltransferase TrmO — translation MNDQPPLTDNSLPASLTLSVIGTISSCYPDKFGIPRQPALAPSATATLNLKAPFDHPDAVRGLEKFSHLWLSFLFHRSPERWTPLVRPPRLGGNTRIGVFASRSTHRPNRLGLSLVELVDIDTESGVQLRLRAHDLVDGTPVVDIKPYLPWADHVEQARGGYAADTPTLLPVDFTRDAEQQLATHPEAEVLGSLIREVLAQDPRPAYRRLRKDERRYGVRLHDVDVRFHVESDEPQARVIVDALVPVAT, via the coding sequence ATGAATGATCAGCCTCCGCTCACCGACAATTCGTTACCGGCTTCGCTGACGCTCAGTGTCATCGGCACGATCAGTAGCTGCTATCCCGACAAGTTCGGTATACCACGTCAGCCTGCTCTTGCACCCAGTGCCACGGCCACCCTGAACCTCAAGGCACCCTTCGATCATCCCGATGCGGTTCGCGGTCTGGAGAAATTCAGTCACCTGTGGCTGAGCTTCCTGTTTCATCGCAGCCCCGAGCGGTGGACCCCACTGGTACGCCCACCTCGATTGGGGGGCAACACCCGGATTGGCGTCTTTGCATCACGCTCGACGCATCGTCCCAATCGGCTCGGGCTCTCGCTGGTCGAACTGGTCGATATTGACACTGAAAGCGGCGTTCAACTTCGACTACGTGCTCATGACCTGGTTGATGGCACACCCGTAGTGGATATCAAGCCCTATTTACCCTGGGCCGACCATGTCGAGCAGGCGCGAGGTGGCTATGCTGCCGACACTCCGACACTACTGCCGGTGGACTTCACGCGCGACGCCGAACAGCAGCTGGCAACGCATCCCGAGGCCGAGGTACTCGGTTCACTGATCCGTGAGGTACTGGCACAGGACCCCCGGCCGGCCTATCGACGCCTCAGGAAGGATGAACGTCGTTATGGTGTGCGCCTGCATGATGTCGATGTCCGCTTTCATGTCGAAAGCGATGAACCCCAGGCCCGCGTCATCGTGGATGCCCTGGTACCCGTCGCTACATGA